Proteins co-encoded in one Anabas testudineus chromosome 8, fAnaTes1.2, whole genome shotgun sequence genomic window:
- the socs3a gene encoding suppressor of cytokine signaling 3a — protein sequence MVTHSKFDSAMSSSLLDSNMRLPHRYKTFTSKTQYQMVLATLHKLQESGFYWGPITGKEANAMLAAETTGTFLVRDSSDNRHLFTLSVKTASGTKNLRIQCDAASFYLQTDPKNIQSVPHFDCVLKLVHYYMPQSKGNTRSGNMYYIYSGGEKIPLELIRPLPCNLSTLQHLCRKTVNGHMDITSKIDQLPHPLKEFLQEYDASI from the coding sequence ATGGTAACTCACAGCAAGTTTGATTCCGCAATGAGCAGCAGCCTCTTGGACTCCAACATGCGGCTGCCTCACCGTTACAAGACTTTCACCTCCAAGACGCAGTACCAGATGGTCCTCGCCACTCTCCACAAGCTCCAGGAGAGTGGCTTCTACTGGGGTCCCATTACAGGGAAGGAGGCCAATGCCATGCTGGCAGCTGAGACCACAGGCACCTTCCTTGTGCGGGACAGTTCTGACAACCGCCATCTGTTCACCCTCAGTGTCAAGACAGCGTCTGGCACCAAAAATCTGCGCATCCAATGTGATGCAGCTTCTTTTTACCTGCAGACAGACCCTAAGAACATCCAGTCTGTCCCCCACTTTGACTGTGTCCTCAAACTGGTCCATTACTATATGCCTCAGAGCAAAGGGAACACTCGCAGTGGAAACATGTATTACATTTACTCTGGAGGTGAGAAGATCCCCCTGGAACTCATCAGACCTCTCCCCTGTAACTTGTCCACCTTGCAGCACCTTTGTAGGAAAACAGTGAACGGACATATGGACATTACTTCTAAAATAGACCAACTTCCTCATCCTCTTAAGGAGTTCCTCCAGGAGTATGATGCTTCTATCTAG